Proteins co-encoded in one Pseudarthrobacter chlorophenolicus A6 genomic window:
- the gnd gene encoding phosphogluconate dehydrogenase (NAD(+)-dependent, decarboxylating) — protein MHIGLIGLGKMGFNMRERLRNGGIEVTGYDRNPDVTDVATVDDLLAAVPAPRLIWVMVPAGAVTDAVITELAGKLDQGDLVIDGGNSRFTEDQKHGELLAGKGIRFVDCGVSGGVWGLQNGYGLMAGGDAADVDLALPVFDALRPEGDRADSFVHVGGVGAGHYAKMVHNGIEYGLMQAYAEGYQLLASKDIISDLPGTFRAWQKGTVVRSWLLDLLVKALEEDPGLQNIDDYVEDSGEGRWTVEEAIANAIPAPAITAALFARFESREDSSPAMKMVSALRHQFGGHATRPAK, from the coding sequence GTGCACATCGGACTGATCGGCCTTGGCAAAATGGGATTCAACATGCGCGAGCGGCTGCGCAATGGCGGCATCGAGGTCACGGGTTATGACCGGAACCCCGACGTGACCGATGTGGCTACGGTCGATGATCTCCTGGCCGCAGTGCCTGCACCGCGGCTGATCTGGGTGATGGTTCCCGCCGGCGCAGTCACGGATGCTGTCATCACCGAACTCGCAGGCAAGCTGGACCAGGGCGACTTGGTGATTGACGGTGGAAACTCCCGCTTCACCGAGGACCAGAAACATGGTGAACTCCTCGCAGGAAAGGGCATTCGTTTCGTGGACTGCGGTGTTTCCGGCGGCGTCTGGGGCCTGCAGAACGGCTATGGGCTGATGGCCGGCGGCGACGCTGCGGATGTGGACCTGGCCCTGCCGGTCTTCGATGCCCTGCGTCCGGAAGGTGACCGCGCGGACAGCTTCGTCCACGTGGGCGGCGTCGGCGCGGGCCATTACGCCAAGATGGTCCACAACGGCATCGAGTACGGCCTGATGCAGGCATACGCCGAGGGGTACCAGCTGCTCGCTTCCAAGGACATCATCAGCGACCTTCCCGGTACTTTCCGGGCCTGGCAGAAAGGTACGGTTGTCCGCTCGTGGCTGCTCGACCTGCTGGTCAAGGCCCTGGAAGAGGATCCCGGCCTGCAGAATATCGATGACTACGTGGAGGACTCCGGCGAAGGCCGCTGGACCGTTGAGGAAGCAATCGCCAATGCCATCCCGGCTCCCGCGATCACCGCAGCGCTTTTCGCCCGTTTTGAGTCCCGTGAGGACAGCTCACCTGCCATGAAGATGGTGTCCGCACTCCGGCATCAGTTTGGCGGGCACGCCACCCGTCCCGCCAAGTAG
- the dnaN gene encoding DNA polymerase III subunit beta, which yields MKFRVDRDVLAEAVTWTARSLSPRPPVPVLSGLLLKAEAGTVSLSSFDYETSARLEITADIRDEGTILVSGRLLADICRSLPSAPVDVETDGNKVTLTCRRSSFHLATMPEAEYPPLPALPAISGTVPGDAFAQAVSQVIIAASKDDTLPILTGVRMEIEDDLITLLATDRYRLAMREVPWKPVTPGVSTSALVKAKTLNEVAKTLGNSGDISLALSDDDTRLIGFESGGRTTTSLLVDGDYPKIRSLFPESTPIHATVQTQELVEAVRRVSLVAERNTPVRLAFTAGLLNLDAGTGEDAQASEELEAQLSGDDITVAFNPHYLVEGLSVIETKFVRFSFTSAPKPAMITAQADADGEDQDDYRYLVMPVRLPN from the coding sequence GTGAAGTTCAGAGTCGATCGGGACGTCCTGGCAGAAGCCGTTACCTGGACAGCCCGCTCGTTGTCTCCGCGGCCGCCAGTGCCTGTCCTCTCCGGCCTTCTCCTCAAGGCGGAAGCCGGAACCGTCAGCCTTTCGAGTTTCGATTACGAGACGTCAGCGCGCCTCGAGATCACTGCCGACATCCGTGACGAAGGCACCATCCTGGTCTCCGGCCGCCTTCTTGCGGATATCTGCCGCAGCCTGCCTTCGGCCCCGGTCGACGTCGAAACCGACGGCAACAAGGTCACCCTCACCTGCCGCCGAAGCAGCTTCCACCTCGCCACCATGCCCGAGGCCGAATACCCGCCTCTTCCCGCACTTCCCGCCATCAGCGGCACCGTTCCCGGTGATGCGTTTGCCCAGGCCGTTTCCCAGGTGATCATTGCCGCCAGCAAGGACGACACCCTGCCCATCCTCACCGGGGTGCGCATGGAAATCGAGGACGACCTCATCACCCTCCTGGCTACCGACCGCTACCGGCTCGCGATGCGCGAGGTACCGTGGAAGCCCGTCACTCCCGGCGTCTCCACCAGTGCGCTGGTCAAGGCCAAAACACTCAACGAAGTAGCCAAAACGCTGGGCAACAGTGGCGACATCAGCCTGGCACTGTCCGATGACGACACCCGCCTGATTGGCTTTGAAAGTGGAGGGCGCACCACCACGTCCCTGCTGGTGGACGGCGATTACCCGAAGATCCGGTCGCTTTTCCCGGAATCCACGCCCATCCACGCCACGGTCCAAACCCAGGAACTCGTGGAAGCAGTCCGCCGTGTGTCGCTGGTGGCTGAACGCAACACTCCGGTCCGCCTGGCGTTTACTGCCGGTCTGCTAAACCTGGATGCCGGCACCGGCGAAGACGCCCAGGCGTCCGAGGAACTCGAAGCGCAGCTGTCCGGAGACGACATCACCGTGGCGTTCAACCCTCACTACCTGGTGGAAGGCCTCAGCGTGATCGAAACCAAGTTCGTGAGGTTCTCCTTCACCTCGGCGCCCAAGCCTGCCATGATCACCGCCCAGGCTGACGCTGACGGCGAGGACCAGGATGATTATCGCTACCTGGTGATGCCAGTTCGGCTCCCCAACTAG